GACAGATGATGCTGCAGAATTGTGAAAAACTAAACTGCAAGAAAAAGGAGTGTGTTTTTGCTTCCTACTTTAGAATACAGAGATTTTCTCTGGTAACCCCTGAGCAGCATAGGACACTATCGTGGAAGGAGGTGTTTGAAATGTTTGAACCCTTGCACTGGGAGGGAAACACACTTTCCTTCCTTGAGAGGGAATCTCATGCTATAGAAACCCTTTTCTGTaacatatttctataaaatatttaatcgAGTAGTTGTCACAGTTGATCTGAGCACAGTGTCTTGATTTggaccttttttccttctcttaagtCAAACATTATTTTAGTTTAATTGGTACTTCAGAATTAAACagagataaattattattttcccacTAATTACAAaatgtcttttgttgttgttgttgtttaaagaTTGCCTCTATGTGCCTTTTGGATGGAAGATGAAATTGGTCATTGTTGCCTttcaataaaatacaaaggaattatttaaatgaattatctATCCAGAATATTTATTTCACGGCGTTCCAAATGGTACAATTAGAAGGTAAGGGGGAAAACCAAACCATACAAACAAGAACCAAGTACTGACATGAGTTTTCCACCATTCTTCCAAGAACCACCACAACAAACAGTGATATGAGTAATATAAATAGAACTCAACAGAACTCAAGATTTGTTAATAAAGCTGGTCAAGCAGGTCACAGGGTACAAAGCTGCCTCTTTTCAGAAAGGCAACACTCATGCTCGTCTTGTAGCACAAGCTTGCTGGTGCAAAACCGATTACGCCAACTTAAAGAACTTATAGAAATCTACCAATATATTTTGCTAGCCTCCCACATAGCAGACTTCAAATCTGTAAACAGAGTGGGGAGTATTTATCCAGTTTTCATTGCATGGAATCAAGCAGAAGGAAAAGCAATACACAAATTCAGCTCCTAAAAGAGAACAATAAGCAATTTATATACAAAAGTTTACCATCCCAGGGTTTGGTGGAGTAGGGGAAAAGGTAGGTCTCatattatctattctaattaATAGACAGTTTTATTCACCTGTATATATACCTCcataattttgtttcttaaggCTGTTTGGGACTCCTTTAAGATAGaaacaatattcatcattattaacACTGATCAATACTTAGAAATATGTTCATTATACAAAGAATCAAGGGTCATGTTATCCCCTGAAGAAACACAGATTTTGTTCAATTTATCTAAATGAGTACAGACTAAAAGACTAGAAATATCTTAGGACATAATAGGAAGGTGGGTAACTTTTGCTTGGATTCTCCTCTTCTCCAAAACGTCAAGAGTTGGATATAGTTTGGCCTACCCACATCTTGCCACCTACTTAAGTCTCAATAGGGCTCTCTCTAGGGCACCTCAcatttcaaacacacacacacgggaAGCGAGTTCTGGAcaggagcaaaggaaaaaaaactattcctGCCATGGTTTTACTGATCAACAGACTAGAGAcgcttattcttttcctttactgATAAAATCGGCGAATTTGTTGAGGTTGTCTTCCTGCTGCTCCAGAGCGTCAAGGATGAttcccattggggttttcttcaaGCCGATCCCTTCCATTTTGTTCTCTAGTTTGTTCTTGATGTTCCGAAGTCTCAAAGAAGCATGGATGAACATCActagaaaaacagaaagacagaaatatttaaaatctgTGTTCTCCATCGTTCTCAAAATTTGGCCAGCCCATCGAcgtttagtttttcattttatctggaacgtgcttttctctttctcactccccccccccccctcacccGAAGAGGGCTTTTCCCGGCAGGAGAATTACAGGCTCACTTGTTTGTCAGGTTCCCTCCCTCATGGGCCAGCTTTGAAATCCCATGGAATCCAGGTTTTCTCTACAAGATAGCTACTTGATCAGGTCAGTAAATTATAGCCATACCTGAGGCTTTTGACTTAGAATCTACGATTATATTTTAGGGGCTCCATGAATTTAGGGGAGAAGACCATCACCTCTTTATTTTCACCACCTCTAACTGAAAATGAACATTCCCCTTCACTCATGATTGTAAGCAATGAAGAATTATAAAAGGGATTCATTTATAGGCTCAACCAAACCATCCAAGGGATCCTTTAAACAGGAAAGGGGACAGTCCCCTCTAATAGTTTTAAACCTCTTACAAGTGTTCTTGTCCCTATTTTAATAGAAGATCTGTCAGTGTGATTGTgcagaaatatttgaaaagcaggCTGGGAAAAGTGCTCCTTCAAATCTGCCTTTCAGCAAAGTCCCAGTACATTATTTAAATGACTTCTCTCTGCAGAATACCTGTGAAGTCCTGTCAGAAGAGAGCTGAGAAGGCGAGGGAGTGCCCCCTCGCCCAGTCTATCCATGGCCTACCTCCTGGGGAAAGAACATCGGGGTGCACCAATGACCACAGGAGACAGGCTGAGCCCCAACCTGGCTTGGTTCGTTCTGGGAGAAGTCAAAGCAAAGGGAAATTCTCTGTCTGGACTCCAGCAGGATTCAGCAGCCTGAGGCAGTGGGAGGCAGCAAGGTGGGGCCTAGAGGTCCACACAGAGCCTctccccaacccccccccccccaagctggAGCATGCTGATAGCTGGTGGAGGCCAATGAGTGAGAAGTGCAGGGGTGAGGGAAGGGGGTGAACCCCCCCACTTTGCAGCTTTTATCCCTTAGTCTCAGCTGCCAGCTCAGCCTGAATCACCTGCCACTGTGCCAGCCATTCTGCAGAAGGCCACGGGCTggcctccctccttttccctctcccttctgccTCTCTGGACTTCAGTCCCATAGCCTTGCTGGCCACGACAATAGGGAATGCCTGAGCCTCCGGCCCATTCAGTTCTGTCCTGGTCTTGGAATCCCCCTGGGCACTGAGGGGTGCGGGGATGCTGAGACAGGGCTTCAGCCTGGGTCCTGCCTCTGTGGCTGGCCCCCTAACCACCGGGCTTCTCGGCCTCTCCAAATGGATCTTCCTCAGAAAGATCGAAATATCCAgtgaggaaagaaagatggagaaaccTCGCCCCCCCACCCTGCCCCCAACTTTGGAATGAGCCCTTCTTCAAAAACTCCTGGGGAGCACCCAGCTGGAGGAGTGTTACAGCACAGCGGCCTAGCAGTCACCCAGCTCCCCAAAGACTCCCAGTGAGGGGGACCCCAGGACTTCCCAGGCCAGTCCCAGGAAGCTTTTCTCTGACCACAAGCCCACATTTCCCTCGGCCCACTGTTTCTGCCCCAGGGGCTGAGGAGAACCAGTTTACTCTCTTGTCCACAGGAGGCAGTGGGGTATCCCAGTAGAAGAGTGTGGACCTCGGAGTAAGGTTCAGACCCTGCCTCGGGCACTTAATGGTTGTGCcattctgggcaagccatttgCTCCAAGCcttagttttctaatctgtaaactGCACATGACTCCCAcatgagataatctttgtaaaacactttgtaaacttcaCGGTGcgatagaaatattattattgatcAAATGCAAAGTGAGAGAGCTGAAGACCTTAGGATTCCCCTTCAAACACTTGAAAACAATGACCATGTTACCCTAATTCTTTTCTACTCTAAGCTAGATAAAGCCACTTCCTTTAACTTACCCCCCTGCGGTCCCCTCACCATTCTGATTTCCTTCCTTGAGGGACTTTACAGCTTATCAAAGTCCTTCCTAAAGGAAGTCTAGAAAAGAGGCACTCTAGCTAGGGGCTGACCAGGCCTGAGAATCTCCAGTTAAGACTATAGGctccttcttcccagaagctaCATCTCTCAATACAGAACGCATCTGGTTTCTATTTACCATTTGCAGGACAGACTCACAGTGAGCTTCTGTTCCACTaagacttttgtttctttttcagctcCCATGCTGTCAGCCACACTTCTCCTATCCTGTACTTCTACAGGTGATGTTTTTGAGCAATGGTTTACAGTTAGTCCTATGAAATGGTATCTTCTTCAATTCAAACTGTCTGAAATCCCTATGAAGCCTGACTTTGCCTCTCAGGCCTTGGGCAGCCCTTCTGGTCTTGGGCCATTTATAAGTTGCAAAGGTGGGGGCGGTGTCACTTACGCAGCAGAGGAAACGTGATTCCAAACACAAAGACCATGACGCCGCCGAAGAAGGAGATGAGGAAGTAACTGGACAGCATGACGGCCATGACGAAGGTGGTGGGGTAACGCTTCTTCAGGTGGCGAAGGGTGTCCTTATTCTGGGCAGCGCAGACGAAGCCCGTGAACACCAGCACCACCACTGTGCCCCCCAGGATCATGTTGAAGGGACTCAGGAACCTGTGAGAGGCAAAGGGCAGAGAAGAGTTAGATCCAGGCAGGGCCCGGGATCATGTGGGCTAATATTggaattattagtgatttttacAGCATCCAAACAGAGACTCGAAAGCCCAGGCTTTGTACAGAGTCAGAtgggcagagagagggagagaaggccCTACAAAGGGCCTCCTGAGCTAAATGGCCCAGGGCCATCAAGAAGACCAACctcaggcacttcctagctgtgtcaccctgggcaagtcccttaacccgtTTCCCTGATCCACTggagaatggcaaaccactccaacacctttgccaagaaaacctcagggATTTTatggcccaaggtcacaaagcgctggacatgactgaacaacaagaacaagaacaaagtgCCTACAATGTGTCAGACCCTGTGCTaagggctttataaatattaaagcaGCTAAGTGAAGTGGGTAGAACCAAGAGGAccctgtacacagcaacaagattatgtgaggatcCACTGTGATGGACGGGACTCTGTtctaatgaggtgattcaggccagttccaacagaCTGGtgctggagagagccatctgtacccggAGAGAGGGCTATGGGACTAAGTGTACACAGTATTTTCATCctttctgtttgcttgctttttgttttctttcttaatcattttttccccttttgatctgatttttcttgctcagcatgataaatgtggtacagaagaaatacatatatttagcatatgttggattatttgctatctaggagagggtgggaggaagggggggaacTTGGAACccaaaagttttgcaagggtgagtgttgaaaactatctttgcatatgctttgaaaataaaaaaactattattttaaattaataaacaaacaaataaatgttatctcatttgatcttcccaactaCCTTGGGAGGCAGGCAAACACAGGATAATAAACTTAGAGATGAAGGATCTTATTAGCCATTTAGTCCAAACCCCTCATGATGacgatgaggaaattgaagctcagatgAAGCTCACAGTATCTCAAAGATAATACGTTagctgagggaggatttgaaccctgaacctcagactccaaatccaggacttTCATCCCATTGCATTTAACTCTTACCACTTTCATCCAGCAGCTGcgtgaccctggctaagtcacttacccctgagGAGAAAAATACATTTAGCGGCCCAAGCACTCTGCTGATCCGAAGGCCTTGTGCAAACATCTCTTGTTATTACCATCGTCTGAGGATCTACTAGGAGCCAACTAGTCCAAGCCCTTCCTTTTACAGGTGGGGAATCGCCTTGTCCACTGCTGCCATAGCACCGCAGTGCTTCTTACCATCCACTAGCACTTACACTCCAGGTCTCTCTGGCTGGggcattttctttatctttttgtttattcttttttcagttGCATTGTTCTCTGTTACCCCACTTGTTATACCCACTGGAATGCcttgacatttttgttt
This sequence is a window from Sminthopsis crassicaudata isolate SCR6 chromosome 1, ASM4859323v1, whole genome shotgun sequence. Protein-coding genes within it:
- the ARL6IP5 gene encoding PRA1 family protein 3 — its product is MDVHVPPLRAWDDFFPGSDRFARPDFRDISKWNNRVVSNLLYYQTNYMVVAAIVISIVGFLSPFNMILGGTVVVLVFTGFVCAAQNKDTLRHLKKRYPTTFVMAVMLSSYFLISFFGGVMVFVFGITFPLLLMFIHASLRLRNIKNKLENKMEGIGLKKTPMGIILDALEQQEDNLNKFADFISKGKE